The sequence GTAGCTTCGTTGCGGACGTACCCCTCGCCGTGACACTCGCTGCAGGTCTCGCTGTAGAGGGTACCTTCGCCGCCACAGCGTCGACACGCAGTCGTCTGCTGGACTCGCCCGAGCGGCGTCTGCTGGACCTGTGTGACCTGCCCGCGACCCTGACACTCGGGGCAGGTCCGGGCGTCGGCGTCGGGCGGATGGCCGTCGCCGTCACAGGCGTCACAGGCCTCGGGACGCTCGAGCGTGAACTGTTTTTCCGCACCCTCGAAGGCTTCCTCGAGGTCGATCTCGAGTTCGGTGCGAAGATCACGGCCCTTGCGTGGACGACGGCGACCGCGGCCGCCGCCACCGCCGAAAACCTGTTCGAAGAGGTCGCCGAGGCCCCCACCGCCGCCCATGCCGCCCATGCCGCCGAACGGGTCCCCGCCCATGCCGCCGCCCTCGCCAGCGTCGAAACCGTGTTTCTCGGCCTGCTCGTAGCGCTCGTGACCCATCCGGTCGTAGGCCTCGCGCTTATCGTCGTCGGTGAGGACCTGTTTTGCCTTCTGGATCTTCTTGAACTTCTCCTCGGCGTCCGGGTCGTCGCTGACGTCCGGATGGTACTCCGTCGCCTTCGACCGGTATGCCTGCTTGATCTCCTCGGCTGAGGCGTCCCGGCTCACGCCGAGGATCTCGTAGAAATCC is a genomic window of Natrarchaeobaculum aegyptiacum containing:
- the dnaJ gene encoding molecular chaperone DnaJ, translating into MSEDFYEILGVSRDASAEEIKQAYRSKATEYHPDVSDDPDAEEKFKKIQKAKQVLTDDDKREAYDRMGHERYEQAEKHGFDAGEGGGMGGDPFGGMGGMGGGGGLGDLFEQVFGGGGGRGRRRPRKGRDLRTELEIDLEEAFEGAEKQFTLERPEACDACDGDGHPPDADARTCPECQGRGQVTQVQQTPLGRVQQTTACRRCGGEGTLYSETCSECHGEGYVRNEATLTIDVPPGIDDGQTLRMEGEGAPSPEGGPHGDLLIDVRVREHGEFEREGDDLRYHLPISFPQAVFGDTVSVPTLDGTVEFDVPKATQSGETFRLEGKGMPRLRGRGQGDLYVQVQVVTPKQLNEEQREALEAFAEAGGDEIDVSEGFFEKIKRAF